In Geobacter anodireducens, a genomic segment contains:
- a CDS encoding thiolase, producing MRHIPFSPRPVYVAASWMAPVGRYDGRHRDRLSFLELAELAGAVFEGCPVRPRDIEAVVVGSQSPVAFSGVDNTAAKIAGVVGVSGAKSVLIDTASSSGASAFENACLQIASGRCDHVLAIGIQKMSDAPTAEATRIVAGVIDRDEAEFGLTMPACGALVARALMERYGLSFEEWTAFSALLTQRAHRYAALNPDAHLNAEIPLEEYYRQIVTGKNYPYWWPLRYHDFCPMSDGVAAVVLTSDPQDVMVSGVGSATDIPTIADRNYFHSFPATVSAAAEAYGMAGIRDIRQFAGKIHVNMHDPFNGFGPINLVDLGFVPRGRLLDALLDDGYTGENGLFPTNLTGGLKGRGHPLGATGMIQVVENHRMIREGRFRAGLSHSIGGPINNNIVILLERSDHYGQRPHEPFKPWGLPSLGHLKPRQVTVESLLAATGSAEGTFVSGTVRFHFKTGEPELIILIVACRAADGRQYRFLFGIGGENHESFIALAPGDRVRLERSEGHILVNRMPVRKFYQRTMDGLVDLASSGWKVLTGKGLGG from the coding sequence ATGCGACATATCCCCTTCAGCCCGAGGCCGGTCTACGTGGCCGCATCCTGGATGGCGCCGGTGGGGCGCTACGATGGCAGACACCGCGACCGGCTTTCGTTCCTGGAGCTGGCAGAGCTGGCCGGGGCGGTTTTCGAAGGATGCCCCGTGCGGCCGCGCGACATCGAGGCCGTGGTGGTCGGCTCCCAGAGCCCGGTCGCCTTTTCCGGGGTCGACAATACCGCGGCCAAGATCGCAGGAGTGGTGGGCGTCTCCGGCGCCAAGTCGGTGCTGATCGACACCGCATCCTCGTCGGGAGCCTCGGCCTTCGAGAACGCCTGCCTCCAGATCGCCTCGGGCCGCTGCGACCACGTGCTCGCCATCGGCATCCAGAAGATGAGCGATGCCCCCACCGCCGAGGCGACCCGCATCGTGGCCGGAGTCATCGACCGGGACGAGGCCGAGTTCGGTCTGACCATGCCCGCCTGCGGAGCCCTGGTGGCCCGCGCCCTGATGGAGCGGTACGGGCTTTCGTTCGAGGAATGGACCGCCTTTTCAGCCCTGCTGACTCAGCGGGCCCACCGCTATGCGGCCCTGAATCCCGACGCCCACCTGAACGCGGAGATCCCCCTGGAGGAGTACTACCGCCAGATCGTCACCGGCAAGAACTATCCCTACTGGTGGCCCCTGCGCTACCACGACTTCTGCCCCATGTCCGACGGGGTGGCCGCCGTGGTCCTCACCAGCGATCCTCAGGACGTGATGGTGTCCGGGGTGGGAAGCGCCACCGACATCCCCACCATTGCCGACCGCAACTACTTCCACTCCTTCCCCGCCACCGTCTCCGCCGCGGCCGAGGCGTACGGCATGGCCGGGATCAGGGACATCCGGCAGTTTGCCGGCAAGATCCACGTGAACATGCATGACCCCTTCAACGGCTTCGGCCCCATCAACCTGGTGGACCTGGGCTTCGTTCCCCGGGGGCGCCTCCTGGATGCCCTGCTGGATGACGGCTATACCGGCGAGAACGGCCTGTTCCCCACCAACCTCACCGGTGGACTCAAGGGGCGGGGGCACCCCCTCGGCGCCACCGGCATGATCCAGGTGGTGGAGAATCACCGCATGATCAGGGAGGGGCGTTTTAGGGCCGGTCTTTCCCACTCCATCGGCGGCCCCATCAACAACAACATCGTCATTCTGCTGGAACGGAGCGACCACTACGGGCAGCGGCCCCACGAACCGTTCAAGCCCTGGGGGCTCCCCTCCCTGGGGCACCTCAAGCCCCGGCAGGTGACGGTCGAAAGCCTCCTGGCCGCCACCGGGTCGGCCGAGGGGACTTTCGTCAGCGGCACCGTGCGCTTCCACTTCAAGACGGGCGAGCCCGAACTGATCATCCTGATCGTTGCCTGCCGTGCGGCCGATGGGCGCCAGTATCGCTTTCTGTTCGGCATTGGCGGCGAAAATCACGAGAGCTTCATCGCCCTGGCGCCGGGAGACCGGGTCAGGCTGGAGCGGAGCGAGGGGCATATCCTCGTCAACCGGATGCCGGTCAGGAAGTTCTACCAGCGGACCATGGACGGCTTGGTGGATCTGGCCTCCAGCGGGTGGAAGGTCCTCACGGGGAAGGGACTGGGGGGGTAG
- a CDS encoding anaerobic ribonucleoside-triphosphate reductase activating protein has product MLAIGGLTPFTTIDYPGKLAAVLFCQGCPWRCGYCHNRHLLTCGQPGTVPWGDVLRFLEQRHGLLDAVVFSGGEPTMQHGLRSALAEVRHMGFSTGLHTAGPFPERLHSCLPYLDWVGMDIKASFDEYHLITAMPGSGDAARQSAELLCRSGVPHQFRTTLDPFLLNGGRIETMRQRVREKWGEELIVQPCQVHART; this is encoded by the coding sequence ATGCTTGCCATTGGCGGCCTTACCCCCTTTACCACCATCGACTATCCCGGCAAACTGGCGGCGGTGCTCTTCTGCCAGGGCTGCCCCTGGCGTTGCGGCTACTGTCACAACCGCCACCTGTTAACGTGTGGCCAACCTGGAACGGTGCCGTGGGGAGATGTGCTCCGTTTCCTCGAACAGCGGCACGGCCTGCTGGATGCCGTGGTCTTCAGCGGCGGCGAGCCGACCATGCAGCACGGGCTGAGATCGGCTCTTGCCGAAGTACGGCACATGGGCTTTTCAACTGGGCTGCATACGGCCGGGCCTTTCCCCGAGCGTCTCCACTCCTGCCTGCCATATCTGGACTGGGTCGGCATGGATATCAAGGCATCCTTTGACGAGTATCACCTGATAACAGCCATGCCGGGAAGCGGCGACGCCGCCCGACAGAGCGCGGAACTGTTGTGCCGGAGCGGCGTACCACACCAATTCCGCACCACCCTCGATCCGTTCCTCCTGAACGGCGGCAGGATCGAAACGATGCGGCAGCGAGTGAGGGAGAAATGGGGAGAAGAATTGATCGTGCAGCCGTGCCAGGTTCATGCCCGGACCTGA
- a CDS encoding anaerobic ribonucleoside triphosphate reductase (Catalyzes the reduction of nucleoside 5'-triphosphates to 2'-deoxynucleoside 5'-triphosphates): protein MHHTSVSSLPTAVIKRDGTRASFDESRIQAAILKAGRASGELDGDEAGLLSRQVIKVLRHRFPETPPHVEHIQDVVEQALISANHFATMRAYAVYREQRTKLRQDKKTVVDVSASVNEYLDQSDWRVSANANQGYSLGGLILNVAGKVTANYWLNHVYPPEIGEAHRDGSIHIHDLDMLSGYCAGWSLRMLLAEGFNGVPGKVEASPPKHMSSAIGQIVNFLGTLQNEWAGAQAFSSFDTYMAPFIRKDRLSYEEVRQHIQELIFNLNVPSRWGTQTPFTNLTFDWTCPEDLKGQVPIIGGAEMPFTYGELQAETDLINRAYIEVMTSGDAKGRVFTFPIPTYNITPDFPWESENAGFLFAMTARYGLPYFQNFINSELTPSMVRSMCCRLQLDLRELLKRGNGLFGSAEQTGSIGVATINCARLGYQHRGDETGLFRRLDQLLEISCTSLEIKRKVIQRHMDNGLFPYTKRYLGTLRNHFSTIGVNGINEMIRNFTSDSEDIATPAGHALAVRLLDHLRQRMVEFQEETGHMYNLEATPAEGTTYRFAREDKKRFPGIIQAGTSDAPYYTNSSQLPAGFTDDPFEALKRQEELQGKYTGGTVLHLYLAERVSSAEACKTLVRRSLERFRLPYLTVTPTFSICPRHGYLSGEHQFCPLCDQDLIRRRANHQGGSA, encoded by the coding sequence ATGCACCATACCTCAGTTTCCTCACTTCCCACCGCTGTCATCAAGCGTGACGGAACCCGCGCCTCCTTCGACGAATCCAGGATCCAAGCCGCCATTCTCAAGGCCGGACGAGCCAGTGGTGAACTCGACGGGGACGAGGCCGGGCTCCTCAGCCGACAGGTGATCAAAGTGCTGCGGCACCGTTTCCCCGAAACCCCGCCCCACGTTGAGCACATCCAGGACGTGGTGGAACAGGCCCTGATCTCGGCCAACCACTTCGCCACCATGCGGGCCTATGCGGTCTACCGGGAGCAGCGCACCAAGCTCCGTCAGGACAAGAAAACCGTGGTGGATGTCTCCGCATCGGTCAACGAATACCTGGACCAGTCCGACTGGCGGGTCAGCGCCAACGCCAACCAGGGGTATTCCCTTGGCGGATTGATCCTCAACGTTGCCGGCAAGGTGACGGCCAATTACTGGCTCAATCACGTCTATCCTCCGGAAATCGGCGAGGCCCATCGGGACGGGAGCATCCACATCCACGACCTGGATATGCTCTCCGGCTACTGCGCCGGTTGGTCCCTGCGCATGCTCCTCGCCGAAGGGTTCAACGGCGTACCGGGCAAGGTCGAGGCATCTCCTCCAAAACATATGTCCAGCGCCATCGGACAGATCGTCAACTTTCTCGGCACCCTGCAAAACGAATGGGCCGGCGCCCAGGCCTTCAGCTCCTTCGACACCTACATGGCTCCCTTCATCCGCAAGGACCGGCTCTCCTACGAAGAGGTCAGGCAGCACATCCAGGAACTGATCTTCAACCTGAACGTTCCGTCCCGCTGGGGAACCCAGACCCCCTTCACAAATCTCACCTTCGACTGGACCTGCCCGGAGGACCTGAAGGGTCAGGTGCCGATAATCGGCGGCGCGGAGATGCCCTTCACCTACGGCGAACTGCAGGCGGAAACGGACCTGATCAACCGGGCCTATATCGAAGTGATGACCAGCGGTGATGCAAAGGGCAGGGTCTTCACCTTCCCGATTCCAACCTACAACATTACCCCCGATTTCCCATGGGAAAGCGAGAATGCCGGGTTCTTGTTCGCCATGACCGCCCGTTACGGCCTGCCTTACTTCCAGAACTTCATCAACTCGGAGCTCACGCCCAGCATGGTCCGTTCCATGTGCTGCCGCCTTCAGCTTGACCTGCGGGAACTGCTGAAACGGGGCAATGGCCTCTTCGGCTCTGCCGAGCAGACCGGCTCCATCGGTGTAGCCACCATCAACTGTGCCCGGCTGGGGTACCAGCATCGGGGAGATGAAACGGGACTTTTCAGGCGGCTGGACCAGTTGCTTGAAATCAGTTGCACAAGCCTGGAGATCAAGCGCAAGGTAATCCAGCGCCACATGGATAATGGTCTGTTCCCCTACACCAAGCGCTACCTGGGTACCCTGCGCAATCACTTTTCCACCATCGGGGTCAACGGCATCAATGAGATGATCCGCAATTTCACCTCAGATTCCGAGGATATCGCCACGCCAGCGGGACACGCGCTGGCGGTGCGGTTGCTCGATCACCTGAGGCAGCGGATGGTCGAGTTCCAGGAAGAGACCGGCCATATGTACAACCTGGAGGCCACCCCTGCGGAAGGGACCACCTACCGCTTTGCCCGGGAGGACAAAAAGCGCTTTCCCGGCATTATCCAGGCCGGCACGTCTGATGCGCCTTACTACACCAACTCGTCCCAACTGCCGGCAGGATTCACCGATGACCCGTTCGAGGCGCTGAAGCGCCAGGAAGAGCTGCAGGGCAAGTATACCGGCGGCACAGTGCTGCACCTTTACCTGGCAGAGCGGGTTTCCAGTGCGGAAGCCTGCAAGACGCTGGTTCGGCGTTCGCTGGAGCGGTTCAGGCTGCCGTATCTCACTGTTACCCCAACCTTCTCCATCTGCCCCAGACACGGTTACCTCAGCGGCGAACACCAGTTTTGCCCCCTCTGCGATCAGGACCTGATCCGCAGACGAGCCAACCACCAAGGAGGTTCAGCATGA
- a CDS encoding cobalt ABC transporter ATP-binding protein, which translates to MRQPTPEPILELRNVSFRYPDASPGLDDCSLPFRRGSRTVLLGPNGAGKTTLFLHCNGILRPCRGQVLFDGSPLDYDRTGLRELRSRVGLVFQNPDSQLFSASVREDVSFGPMNLGLARHEVRKRVERALEAVGMTGCADKPVHNLSYGQKKRVCIAGVLAMEPQVMLLDEPTAGLDLRMQGELLEVLARLHAGGMTIVMATHDLDLACAWADEACLLDNGRLMTRFDVDHFPQQTGLLEQHGLGVPQVALLHPLLIKRNVLPSGGPAPRSCAELARMLEE; encoded by the coding sequence ATGAGACAGCCTACACCGGAACCGATTCTGGAACTGAGGAATGTCAGCTTCCGCTATCCGGACGCCAGTCCGGGACTGGACGACTGCTCCCTGCCGTTCCGGCGCGGCAGCCGCACCGTGCTGCTGGGCCCCAACGGCGCCGGCAAGACCACCCTGTTTCTGCACTGCAACGGCATCCTGCGCCCCTGCCGCGGCCAGGTGCTGTTCGACGGCTCGCCTCTGGACTACGACCGCACGGGGCTGCGGGAGCTGCGCTCCCGGGTGGGGCTGGTATTCCAGAACCCGGACAGCCAGCTCTTTTCCGCCAGCGTGCGGGAAGATGTCTCATTCGGCCCCATGAACCTGGGGCTGGCGAGGCACGAAGTCCGGAAGCGGGTGGAGCGGGCACTGGAAGCGGTGGGCATGACCGGCTGCGCTGACAAGCCGGTGCACAACCTGAGCTACGGTCAGAAGAAACGGGTCTGCATCGCCGGGGTCCTGGCCATGGAACCCCAAGTGATGCTCTTGGACGAGCCGACCGCCGGGCTGGATCTGCGGATGCAGGGCGAGTTGCTGGAGGTGCTGGCCCGGCTGCACGCCGGGGGGATGACCATTGTCATGGCCACTCACGACCTGGACCTGGCCTGTGCCTGGGCCGACGAGGCCTGCCTGCTGGACAACGGCCGGTTGATGACCCGGTTTGACGTGGACCACTTCCCGCAGCAGACGGGACTGCTGGAGCAGCACGGCCTGGGCGTCCCCCAGGTGGCCCTGCTCCATCCCCTGCTGATCAAGCGAAACGTGCTGCCGTCCGGAGGGCCGGCGCCCCGCTCCTGTGCCGAACTGGCGCGGATGCTGGAGGAATGA
- a CDS encoding cytochrome C biogenesis protein ResC has product MKWLLVASAALYLFGSFRRPLFALGLGAGLAYLAIRGISLGRLPLVGPHDTIAFFSASIGLMALPFLFSPSLRNSSAFPWATGGTAAVFALFSLAFPALAMPLPPILNTLWFELHVALAFFAYALFTIGAIMGVLFLAGGERRLLDLQYRAALVGYSFFSGSMVAGGIWGYYAWGTYWLWTPKELWTSILWIFYTFWLHLRLRGAGGDRFLAWTGILGFGVMLFTYLGVSMLMKSSHSF; this is encoded by the coding sequence ATGAAATGGCTCCTTGTTGCCTCGGCGGCACTCTATCTCTTCGGTTCGTTCCGACGCCCACTCTTTGCACTGGGTCTCGGCGCGGGGCTCGCCTATCTGGCCATCCGCGGCATCTCCCTGGGCCGGTTGCCCCTGGTGGGCCCCCACGACACCATTGCCTTCTTTTCCGCCTCCATCGGGCTCATGGCGCTCCCGTTCCTCTTTTCGCCCTCGCTGCGGAACTCTTCCGCCTTCCCCTGGGCAACGGGGGGAACCGCAGCGGTTTTCGCGCTGTTCTCCCTGGCATTTCCCGCCCTCGCCATGCCGCTGCCGCCGATACTCAACACCCTCTGGTTCGAGCTGCACGTGGCGCTGGCCTTCTTCGCCTATGCGCTCTTCACCATCGGGGCCATCATGGGCGTCCTCTTCCTGGCCGGCGGAGAGCGGCGGCTCCTGGATCTCCAGTACCGGGCGGCCCTCGTGGGATACTCCTTCTTTTCCGGCTCCATGGTTGCCGGCGGCATCTGGGGATACTATGCCTGGGGGACCTACTGGCTCTGGACGCCCAAGGAGCTCTGGACCTCCATCCTCTGGATCTTCTATACCTTCTGGCTCCATCTGCGCCTGAGAGGAGCCGGCGGAGACCGGTTCCTGGCCTGGACCGGCATCCTCGGCTTCGGGGTGATGCTCTTCACCTACCTGGGGGTG
- a CDS encoding ATPase, with the protein MEQTTIDGISLSLAGPVELTLRWVGQDELLKQLLAAWMVIDEKDIPFNPRLIGKPGVGKTTLAYAAARRLGRPVYLFQATMDTRPEDLIITPVIGPDGKIQYAASSLVSAMLKGGVLILDEGNRMSEKAWASLAPLLDDRRYVESIVTGLRVPAHRDFRIVVTMNEDSSTFEVPEYIHSRLQPQIFIDFPEADEELLILKENLPFAPSRILAYVVDFLQRAHAADELYSVRDGINIARYALKMVAATERDPVELLPLAVERVLGDEALRYLK; encoded by the coding sequence ATGGAACAGACAACGATCGACGGCATATCCCTTTCGCTCGCCGGCCCCGTGGAATTGACGCTGCGCTGGGTCGGTCAGGATGAACTCCTGAAACAACTGCTCGCCGCCTGGATGGTGATCGACGAGAAGGACATCCCCTTCAATCCGCGCCTGATCGGCAAGCCGGGGGTGGGAAAAACCACGCTGGCCTATGCGGCCGCCCGGCGCCTGGGCCGGCCGGTGTACCTCTTTCAGGCAACCATGGACACCCGGCCCGAAGACCTGATCATCACGCCGGTCATCGGCCCCGACGGGAAGATCCAGTATGCCGCGTCCTCCCTGGTGTCGGCCATGCTCAAGGGCGGGGTTCTCATCCTCGACGAGGGAAACCGCATGAGCGAGAAGGCATGGGCGTCGCTGGCCCCGCTGCTCGACGACCGGCGCTACGTGGAGTCGATCGTCACCGGCCTGCGGGTGCCGGCCCACCGGGATTTCCGGATCGTGGTGACCATGAACGAGGATTCCTCGACCTTCGAAGTTCCCGAATACATCCATTCGCGCCTCCAGCCCCAGATATTCATCGACTTCCCCGAGGCCGACGAGGAACTCCTGATCCTCAAGGAAAACCTTCCCTTCGCTCCGAGCCGCATCCTTGCGTATGTCGTCGATTTTCTCCAGCGCGCCCACGCGGCAGACGAACTCTACTCGGTCAGGGACGGCATCAATATCGCCCGCTATGCCCTCAAGATGGTGGCCGCAACCGAGCGGGACCCGGTGGAACTGCTCCCCCTCGCCGTGGAACGTGTCCTTGGGGATGAGGCGTTGCGCTACCTGAAATAA
- a CDS encoding cobalamin biosynthesis protein CbiM (catalyzes the ATP-dependent transport of cobalt), which translates to MHIMEGFLPVKHAVGWSIASAPFVAYGLRTVNKRIKENPEQRMLLGVATAFTFVLSALKMPSVTGSCSHPTGTGLGAVLFGPAAMAPIGGVVLLFQALLLAHGGLTTLGANIFSMAIVGPFTAFAVYRLARAARLPFGVGIFLAAALGDILTYVTTSVQLALAFPDPAGGFAASFVKFAGIFAVTQIPLAISEGLLTVIVSNALARFTPRELQALKVVEEVRA; encoded by the coding sequence ATGCACATCATGGAAGGATTTCTGCCGGTCAAACACGCCGTTGGCTGGAGCATTGCCTCGGCCCCCTTCGTGGCCTACGGGCTGCGCACCGTCAACAAACGGATCAAGGAGAACCCGGAGCAACGCATGCTGCTGGGGGTGGCCACGGCCTTCACCTTTGTGCTGTCGGCCCTCAAGATGCCCTCGGTCACCGGCAGTTGCTCCCACCCCACCGGCACCGGCCTGGGAGCCGTGCTGTTCGGGCCAGCGGCCATGGCCCCCATCGGCGGCGTGGTGCTGCTGTTCCAGGCCCTGCTGCTGGCCCACGGCGGCCTCACCACCCTGGGGGCCAACATCTTCTCCATGGCCATTGTGGGCCCCTTTACCGCCTTTGCCGTCTACCGCCTCGCCCGGGCGGCACGCCTCCCCTTTGGCGTGGGCATTTTCCTGGCAGCCGCCCTGGGGGACATCCTGACCTATGTCACCACCTCGGTGCAACTGGCCCTGGCCTTTCCCGACCCGGCAGGCGGATTCGCCGCCTCCTTCGTCAAGTTCGCCGGCATCTTCGCCGTGACCCAGATCCCCCTGGCCATCAGCGAGGGGCTGCTGACGGTGATCGTCTCCAATGCCCTGGCCCGCTTCACCCCCCGGGAGTTGCAGGCCCTGAAGGTGGTCGAGGAGGTGCGGGCATGA
- a CDS encoding ADP-L-glycero-D-mannoheptose-6-epimerase, whose protein sequence is MLIVTGGAGMIGSAVVHELNQRGQDDILVVDHLGTGNKWKNLRALRFRDYLEKDVFLRQIVADGAFGGERIDAILHLGACSATTERDASYLIENNFAYSKQLALYAAANGIRFIYASSAATYGDGSHGFLDDETALCSLRPLNMYGYSKHLFDLWARANGLLEKMVGLKYFNVFGPNEHHKGDMRSLVLKAYEQILATGTLRLFRSHRSDYADGEQQRDFIYVKDAAAMTLHFLDKPHINGIFNIGGGEATSWNRLAAAIFNALNRPPRIEYIDMPEEIRDTYQYHTCADINRLRQSGYDRKITQLESSVEDYVTNYLLPGKHLGER, encoded by the coding sequence ATGCTCATCGTAACCGGCGGCGCCGGCATGATAGGCAGCGCCGTTGTCCATGAACTGAATCAACGCGGCCAGGACGATATCCTGGTGGTTGATCATCTCGGTACCGGAAATAAATGGAAAAACCTTCGGGCACTCCGGTTTCGGGATTACCTGGAGAAGGATGTCTTTCTCCGGCAGATTGTCGCAGATGGGGCTTTCGGCGGGGAACGGATCGATGCGATCCTGCACCTGGGGGCCTGTTCCGCCACCACGGAGCGGGACGCCTCCTATCTGATCGAAAACAATTTTGCCTATTCCAAGCAGCTTGCCCTGTATGCGGCGGCGAACGGCATCCGCTTCATCTATGCCTCCAGCGCCGCCACCTACGGTGACGGCAGCCACGGCTTCCTGGACGACGAGACAGCGCTGTGCTCATTGCGGCCACTCAATATGTACGGCTACTCCAAACATCTCTTTGATCTCTGGGCCAGGGCCAACGGGCTGCTGGAGAAGATGGTGGGGTTGAAATACTTCAATGTCTTCGGTCCTAACGAGCATCACAAGGGGGATATGCGCTCACTGGTTCTCAAGGCGTATGAACAGATCCTTGCCACCGGTACGTTGCGTCTCTTCAGGTCCCATCGCTCCGATTACGCCGATGGCGAGCAGCAACGCGACTTCATCTACGTGAAAGACGCCGCCGCCATGACACTGCACTTTCTGGACAAGCCGCACATCAACGGTATCTTCAACATCGGCGGCGGCGAAGCCACCAGTTGGAACCGGCTGGCCGCCGCAATCTTCAACGCACTGAACAGACCACCCCGCATCGAATATATCGATATGCCGGAGGAGATCCGTGACACCTATCAGTACCATACCTGCGCCGACATCAACAGGCTGCGCCAATCCGGTTACGACCGGAAAATAACGCAGCTCGAATCATCCGTAGAGGACTATGTGACAAATTATCTGCTGCCTGGCAAGCACCTCGGCGAGCGGTAA
- a CDS encoding cobalt ABC transporter substrate-binding protein CbiN, protein MKRFQNLILLALVVILVVLPLLLVRAPKPGPDGKTVEIFTGADGQAEDMIGKIVPDYQPWAEPLLEPPSGEIESLLFVLQAALGAGFIGYWYGSAATRTRLRQEQDKRA, encoded by the coding sequence ATGAAACGGTTTCAGAATCTCATCCTGCTGGCCCTGGTGGTTATCCTGGTTGTTCTGCCGCTGTTGTTGGTGAGGGCACCGAAACCGGGACCCGATGGCAAGACCGTGGAAATCTTTACCGGAGCCGATGGCCAGGCAGAGGATATGATTGGAAAAATTGTTCCTGATTACCAGCCGTGGGCTGAACCGCTGCTGGAACCGCCAAGCGGCGAGATAGAATCGCTGCTCTTCGTCCTCCAGGCGGCTCTGGGGGCGGGCTTTATCGGTTACTGGTACGGCAGCGCCGCCACCCGTACCCGACTGCGGCAGGAACAGGATAAACGGGCATGA
- a CDS encoding cobalt ECF transporter T component CbiQ, which translates to MLLERYAYTNRWRRVDPAAKGLFSLCGLTAVFMATGPAAAVPAVALVATTLVGTGMPLKSYLRVAAPALLFLATSALTLLVSLRPGGPSGIVLSLVPAELPHAALVCTRSLGGLAALLFLALTTPMNDIIALLRRLKTPEVLLDLMTLCYRMLFVLSEAMHDMHTAQAARLGHAGPRRTLRSLGILAANLTVQVWQRSLALHHGALARTSDGPLRFLEPEYPHSRASLATAALGGGGLIVLAVVTI; encoded by the coding sequence ATGCTCCTGGAGCGATATGCCTACACCAATCGCTGGCGGCGGGTCGACCCCGCCGCCAAGGGGCTCTTCTCCCTGTGCGGGCTGACGGCAGTGTTCATGGCAACGGGCCCTGCCGCCGCTGTGCCGGCAGTGGCGCTGGTTGCGACCACCCTGGTCGGGACCGGCATGCCGCTGAAGAGCTACCTGCGGGTGGCTGCCCCGGCCCTGCTCTTCCTCGCGACCAGCGCCCTGACCCTGCTCGTGTCCCTGCGCCCGGGCGGTCCGTCCGGGATTGTCCTGTCCCTGGTCCCGGCGGAGCTGCCCCACGCGGCCCTGGTCTGCACCCGCTCCCTGGGAGGGCTGGCTGCCCTGCTCTTCCTGGCCCTGACCACGCCGATGAACGACATCATCGCCCTGCTGCGTCGTCTGAAAACCCCGGAGGTACTGCTGGACCTGATGACCCTCTGCTACCGGATGCTGTTCGTCCTGTCCGAGGCAATGCACGACATGCACACGGCCCAGGCGGCCCGCCTGGGGCACGCCGGGCCGCGGCGGACCCTCCGCTCCCTGGGCATCCTGGCGGCCAACCTGACGGTGCAGGTCTGGCAGCGCTCCCTTGCCCTGCACCACGGGGCCCTGGCCCGCACCAGCGATGGCCCCTTGCGTTTTCTGGAGCCGGAGTATCCCCACAGCCGCGCCAGCCTGGCCACCGCGGCCCTGGGGGGCGGCGGGCTAATCGTGCTGGCGGTGGTGACCATATGA